The following proteins come from a genomic window of Kocuria palustris:
- a CDS encoding urease subunit beta, whose translation MQPGEYVLASDPVVCNPGREAIELEVLNRGDRPVQVGSHFHFAETNRALDFDREAALGRRLDIPAGTAVRLEPGDSTTVKLIPLGGDRVVHGFRDLVDGRLDPQEAADVSQIRSEDYSGNRRHAAGDAPQPLRERAETDYSNETR comes from the coding sequence ATGCAGCCCGGAGAGTACGTCCTCGCCAGCGACCCCGTCGTGTGCAATCCCGGTCGGGAGGCCATCGAGCTCGAGGTCCTCAACAGGGGCGATCGGCCCGTCCAGGTCGGCTCGCACTTCCACTTCGCCGAGACCAATCGGGCGCTCGACTTCGATCGCGAGGCCGCCCTGGGGCGCCGCCTCGACATCCCCGCCGGCACCGCCGTGCGGCTGGAGCCCGGCGACTCGACGACCGTGAAGCTGATCCCGCTGGGCGGCGACCGCGTGGTCCACGGGTTCCGCGACCTGGTCGACGGCCGCCTGGATCCCCAGGAGGCCGCGGACGTCTCCCAGATCAGGTCCGAGGACTACTCGGGCAACCGGCGCCATGCTGCCGGGGACGCTCCGCAGCCGCTGCGCGAGCGCGCCGAGACCGACTACTCCAATGAGACGCGCTGA
- the ureE gene encoding urease accessory protein UreE: MIVTELLGSMNDEAGRALVGQRHVERVVLADEELSKRIQRVRTDHDREIGLRLPRGSADLRDGDILAVEGEEADGNAVVISLLPTDVLVIAARSIVEMAFAAHSLGNRHLPAQFFDAQSPYGAEVMVVRYDHTVEDFLVHHGIPFDRQERVMPVPFRHAEHTH, translated from the coding sequence ATGATCGTGACCGAGCTGCTCGGCAGCATGAACGACGAGGCCGGACGCGCCCTGGTGGGGCAGCGGCACGTCGAGCGAGTGGTCCTGGCGGACGAGGAACTGTCCAAGCGCATCCAGCGAGTGCGCACCGACCACGACCGGGAGATCGGGCTGCGTCTGCCCCGCGGCAGCGCCGATCTGCGCGACGGCGACATCCTGGCCGTCGAGGGCGAGGAGGCCGACGGCAATGCCGTGGTGATCTCGCTGCTGCCCACGGACGTCCTGGTGATCGCGGCGCGCAGCATCGTGGAGATGGCCTTCGCGGCGCACAGCCTGGGCAACCGGCACCTGCCGGCGCAGTTCTTCGACGCGCAGAGCCCGTACGGCGCCGAGGTCATGGTGGTGCGCTACGACCACACGGTCGAGGACTTCCTGGTGCATCACGGCATCCCGTTCGATCGTCAGGAGAGGGTCATGCCCGTGCCTTTCCGCCATGCGGAGCACACGCACTAG
- a CDS encoding urease accessory protein UreF: MTPTPTIAAASGPDPLLSLMQLTDSALPTGAFSQSLGFETYMQRGQIHDEGSFAEWLQMFADQQLTYTDALAIRLVYTAREVEEVVDLDELATVQALPQQVRDGGITMGRRLLSIGAASYPGPWTTRCAEEVQAGRMQGHQAVVWGVLARELGIEQDTAVAAHVQATATSLTQNAVRGIPLGQSAGQRIIRAAQDWTRRAVEVSRGLEREDLGAIAPGLEIAQMHHERQRARLFMS; this comes from the coding sequence ATGACGCCGACACCGACCATCGCGGCGGCCTCCGGGCCGGATCCGCTGCTGAGCCTGATGCAGCTCACGGACTCGGCCCTGCCGACAGGCGCGTTCAGCCAGTCGCTGGGCTTCGAGACCTACATGCAGCGCGGGCAGATCCACGACGAGGGCAGCTTCGCCGAGTGGCTGCAGATGTTCGCCGATCAGCAGCTGACCTACACGGATGCTCTGGCCATCCGCCTGGTCTACACCGCGCGCGAGGTGGAGGAGGTCGTCGACCTGGATGAGCTGGCGACCGTCCAGGCGCTGCCGCAGCAGGTGCGCGACGGCGGCATCACCATGGGCCGTCGCCTGCTGAGCATCGGCGCGGCGTCCTACCCGGGCCCGTGGACCACCCGCTGCGCCGAGGAGGTGCAGGCCGGGCGCATGCAGGGCCATCAGGCCGTCGTCTGGGGAGTGCTCGCGCGCGAGCTGGGGATCGAGCAGGACACCGCCGTGGCGGCCCACGTCCAGGCCACGGCGACTTCCCTGACCCAGAACGCGGTGCGCGGCATCCCCCTGGGCCAGAGCGCCGGGCAGCGCATCATCCGCGCTGCGCAGGACTGGACCCGCCGGGCCGTCGAGGTCTCCCGGGGACTGGAGCGCGAGGACCTGGGTGCGATCGCCCCGGGGCTGGAGATCGCGCAGATGCACCACGAGCGTCAGCGCGCTCGGCTCTTCATGAGCTGA
- the ureC gene encoding urease subunit alpha, producing the protein MSFELSREQYTSLYGPTTGDAIRLADTELFAQIEQDLTTPGEEAVFGGGKVVRDGMGQNGQLVRDVGIPDTVITNVVVIDWTGIYKADVALRDGHIFKIGKAGNPDTMDGVDIIIGVATDIIAGEGKILTAGGIDTHVHFISPDQIETALVSGITTMIGGGTGPGESTKATTITPGAWNIHGMLRSFEHFPMNFGLLGKGHGSAIQPMAEQIRAGAIGLKIHEDWGATPSSINTALEVADEYDVQVAIHTDTLNEAGFVEDTKAAIAGRVIHTFHTEGAGGGHAPDIIELASQPNILPASTNPTLPYTRNTVEEHLDMLMVCHHLRADLPEDVSFADSRIRKETIAAEDVLHDMGIFSMTSSDSQAMGRVGEVVLRTWQVADSMKRQRGKLPEDEGSTGDNHRIKRFISKYTINPALAQGISGSVGSVEVGKFADLVLWEPQFFGVKPDMILKGGTIVHGIVGDPNASIPTPQPRWYRKAFGAYGAAVSGTSITFLSRSAIERGVPRQLGLRKIVRACSDIRTLRKADLKFNGQTPELVVDPETYQVSVDGEVVTCEPQTELPMAQRYFLF; encoded by the coding sequence ATGAGCTTCGAGCTGAGCCGCGAGCAGTACACGAGCCTCTACGGGCCCACGACCGGGGATGCGATCCGACTGGCGGACACCGAGCTGTTCGCGCAGATCGAGCAGGACCTGACCACGCCGGGCGAGGAAGCGGTGTTCGGCGGCGGCAAGGTGGTGCGCGACGGCATGGGCCAGAACGGGCAGCTGGTCCGCGACGTCGGCATCCCGGACACCGTGATCACCAACGTGGTGGTCATCGACTGGACCGGCATCTACAAGGCCGACGTGGCCCTGCGCGACGGGCACATCTTCAAGATCGGCAAGGCCGGCAACCCCGACACCATGGACGGCGTCGACATCATCATCGGCGTGGCCACGGACATCATCGCGGGCGAGGGCAAGATCCTCACGGCCGGCGGCATCGACACCCACGTGCACTTCATCAGCCCGGATCAGATCGAGACGGCGCTGGTCTCCGGCATCACGACCATGATCGGCGGCGGGACGGGCCCGGGGGAGTCGACCAAGGCCACCACGATCACGCCCGGCGCGTGGAACATCCACGGCATGCTGCGCTCCTTCGAGCACTTCCCCATGAACTTCGGGCTGCTCGGCAAGGGCCACGGCTCCGCGATCCAGCCCATGGCGGAGCAGATCCGCGCCGGTGCGATCGGGCTGAAGATCCACGAGGACTGGGGCGCCACGCCGTCGTCGATCAACACGGCCCTGGAGGTCGCCGACGAGTACGACGTCCAGGTCGCGATCCACACCGACACCCTCAACGAGGCCGGGTTCGTGGAGGACACCAAGGCGGCGATCGCCGGCAGGGTGATCCACACCTTCCACACCGAAGGCGCCGGCGGCGGGCACGCTCCCGACATCATCGAGCTCGCCTCGCAGCCGAACATCCTGCCGGCCTCGACCAACCCCACGCTGCCCTACACCCGCAATACGGTGGAGGAGCACCTGGACATGCTCATGGTGTGCCACCACCTGCGCGCGGACCTCCCGGAGGACGTCTCGTTCGCGGACTCCCGCATCCGCAAGGAGACGATCGCGGCGGAGGACGTGCTGCATGACATGGGCATCTTCTCCATGACCTCCTCCGACTCCCAGGCCATGGGGCGCGTGGGCGAGGTCGTGCTGCGCACCTGGCAGGTGGCCGATTCCATGAAGCGCCAGCGCGGCAAGCTGCCGGAGGACGAGGGGAGCACGGGCGACAACCACCGGATCAAGAGGTTCATCTCCAAGTACACGATCAACCCGGCGCTGGCGCAGGGGATCAGCGGATCGGTCGGCTCCGTCGAGGTCGGGAAGTTCGCGGATCTGGTGCTGTGGGAGCCGCAGTTCTTCGGGGTGAAGCCGGACATGATCCTCAAGGGCGGAACGATCGTGCACGGGATCGTCGGCGACCCGAACGCATCGATCCCCACGCCGCAGCCGCGCTGGTACCGCAAGGCCTTCGGAGCCTACGGCGCCGCCGTGTCCGGCACCTCGATCACCTTCCTGTCCAGGTCGGCGATCGAGCGCGGTGTGCCGCGCCAGCTCGGGCTGCGCAAGATCGTGCGCGCCTGCTCCGACATCCGGACCCTGCGCAAGGCCGACCTGAAGTTCAACGGCCAGACGCCCGAGCTGGTCGTGGACCCGGAGACGTACCAGGTCTCCGTGGACGGCGAGGTCGTGACCTGCGAGCCGCAGACCGAGCTGCCCATGGCCCAGCGGTACTTCCTCTTCTGA
- a CDS encoding class I SAM-dependent methyltransferase: MTGRTPIGGQLHPHRPAPGERLDTHRAEACEHTPGRRFRPDSGHEVQRRITDYWDQRAREYDRQQHREARVEADRIAWRGILEQVMPAQPQDVLDLGTGSGYMALQLAQLDHRVTGIDLSEAMLGIARDRAAELGLAVEFGLGDAAEPPVAPGSFDVLVSRYLLWTLRSPDDALRAWRRALRPSGLLVAVDGLWFPRGIDANPTPGFREHYDTAVRSVLPLAEARSVEELTERIRAAGFRDVRVRLLEQLWELDRDRGVVQGHDLVPQHLITARP; this comes from the coding sequence ATGACTGGTCGTACGCCCATCGGTGGGCAACTGCACCCGCACCGACCAGCCCCTGGAGAGAGGCTCGACACGCACCGTGCGGAGGCCTGCGAGCACACCCCCGGACGTCGATTCAGGCCAGACAGCGGGCACGAGGTCCAGCGCCGGATCACCGACTACTGGGACCAGCGGGCGCGGGAGTACGACCGCCAGCAGCACCGCGAAGCACGCGTGGAGGCGGATCGGATCGCGTGGCGGGGGATCCTTGAGCAGGTGATGCCCGCTCAGCCCCAGGACGTGCTGGATCTGGGCACCGGCAGCGGCTACATGGCCCTGCAGCTGGCGCAGCTGGACCACCGCGTCACGGGGATCGACCTCTCGGAGGCCATGCTCGGGATCGCCCGGGACCGGGCTGCGGAGCTGGGCCTGGCGGTGGAGTTCGGCCTGGGAGATGCTGCCGAGCCTCCGGTGGCGCCCGGTTCCTTCGACGTCCTCGTCAGCAGGTACCTGCTGTGGACCCTGCGCTCGCCCGATGACGCCCTGCGTGCCTGGCGGCGCGCGCTGCGACCGTCGGGGCTGCTCGTCGCGGTCGACGGCCTGTGGTTCCCGCGGGGGATCGACGCGAACCCGACTCCAGGGTTTCGCGAGCACTACGACACTGCCGTGCGCTCGGTGCTGCCGCTGGCCGAGGCCCGCAGCGTCGAGGAGCTCACTGAGCGGATCCGCGCCGCGGGCTTCCGGGACGTGCGGGTGCGTCTGCTCGAGCAGCTGTGGGAGCTGGACCGTGATCGAGGGGTCGTTCAGGGCCACGATCTGGTGCCCCAGCACCTCATCACGGCTCGGCCCTGA
- a CDS encoding urease subunit gamma, whose translation MHLQPKDQEKLLVVVAADLARRRQARGLKLNHPEAVAIITYELLEGARDGRTVTDLMSWGSTILTADDVMEGVPGMIPDVQVEATFPDGTKLVTVHDPIR comes from the coding sequence ATGCACCTTCAGCCCAAGGACCAGGAGAAGCTCCTGGTCGTCGTCGCCGCCGATCTGGCCAGACGCCGCCAGGCGCGCGGTCTCAAGCTGAACCACCCCGAGGCCGTCGCGATCATCACCTACGAGCTGCTCGAGGGTGCCCGCGACGGGCGCACCGTCACCGACCTGATGAGCTGGGGCAGCACGATCCTCACGGCGGACGACGTCATGGAGGGCGTCCCCGGGATGATCCCGGACGTCCAGGTCGAAGCCACCTTCCCCGACGGCACGAAGCTCGTGACCGTCCACGACCCGATCCGCTGA
- the ureG gene encoding urease accessory protein UreG: MDPVIIGIGGPVGAGKTQLIERLTRAMSQEISMAAITNDIYTIEDAKILARESVLPEERIIGLETGGCPHTAIREDTSMNEAAIEELKRRLPDVRLIFVESGGDNLSATFSPELVDFSIYIVDVAQGEKIPRKAGQGMIKSDLFVINKTDLAPHVGADLEVMEGDSKVFRKDKPFAFTNLKTDEGLGSVMSWIRSDVLMLDLD, from the coding sequence ATGGACCCCGTCATCATCGGCATCGGAGGCCCCGTGGGCGCCGGGAAGACCCAGCTGATCGAGCGCCTGACGCGTGCGATGAGCCAGGAGATCTCGATGGCCGCGATCACGAACGACATCTACACCATCGAGGACGCCAAGATCCTGGCGCGCGAGTCGGTGCTGCCGGAGGAGCGGATCATCGGCCTGGAGACGGGCGGCTGCCCGCACACGGCGATCCGCGAGGACACCTCCATGAACGAGGCCGCGATCGAGGAGCTCAAGCGGCGCCTGCCGGACGTGCGCCTCATCTTCGTGGAGTCCGGCGGAGACAACCTCTCGGCGACGTTCAGCCCCGAGCTGGTGGACTTCTCGATCTACATCGTCGACGTCGCCCAGGGCGAGAAGATCCCGCGCAAGGCGGGGCAGGGCATGATCAAGTCGGACCTGTTCGTGATCAACAAGACGGATCTCGCCCCGCACGTCGGCGCGGACCTGGAGGTCATGGAGGGCGATTCCAAGGTCTTCCGCAAGGACAAGCCCTTCGCGTTCACCAACCTGAAGACGGACGAGGGCCTGGGTTCCGTCATGAGCTGGATCCGCTCCGACGTCCTGATGCTCGACCTTGACTGA
- a CDS encoding iron chelate uptake ABC transporter family permease subunit, translating into MTQETSPPVAGSRIGRVLSRSRRRAVLWIIALVAALCAALVLAVGVGSVSIGPVRVLGVLVEHLTGVEIGPGASATQDAIVWQVRAPRVVLAAFVGAGLAVCGMALQAMVRNMLADPQLLGISSGASCGAAASILFGFTLGGGEHALQAMAFLGALGASVLVYATARSGGRLTSVRLLLAGVAVGYALNALTSFLIFASGSAEGTRSVMFWLLGSLSLASWGTPLAAVVVIASATVAVLSLQGRRLDALALGDDTAHSLGVAPERTRALLLVLVSLCIGVLVAASGSIGFVGLIMPHLARRLVGAAHTTAVPVAALLGALLLTLADLAARTALQPQELPIGIITALLGAPFLLILIRRMRAGSSSR; encoded by the coding sequence GTGACGCAGGAGACGAGCCCGCCAGTCGCGGGCTCGCGGATCGGGCGGGTGCTCTCGCGCAGCCGCCGACGCGCGGTCCTGTGGATCATCGCCCTGGTGGCCGCGCTGTGCGCTGCGCTCGTGCTGGCGGTCGGCGTGGGCTCGGTGAGCATCGGGCCCGTGCGCGTGCTGGGTGTGCTCGTCGAGCATCTGACGGGGGTGGAGATAGGCCCCGGTGCCAGCGCCACGCAGGATGCGATCGTCTGGCAGGTCCGCGCCCCGCGCGTGGTGCTCGCGGCCTTCGTGGGGGCAGGGCTGGCGGTGTGCGGCATGGCCCTGCAGGCGATGGTGCGCAACATGCTGGCCGATCCTCAGCTGCTCGGCATCAGCTCCGGAGCCTCCTGCGGCGCGGCGGCCTCGATCCTCTTCGGGTTCACCCTGGGCGGCGGGGAGCACGCCCTGCAGGCCATGGCCTTCCTGGGCGCTCTGGGAGCCTCCGTGCTCGTCTACGCCACCGCCCGCTCCGGCGGCCGGCTGACCTCGGTGCGGCTCCTGCTGGCCGGGGTCGCGGTGGGCTACGCGCTCAACGCGCTGACGAGCTTCCTGATCTTCGCCAGCGGCAGCGCCGAGGGCACCCGCTCGGTCATGTTCTGGCTGCTGGGCTCGCTGTCGCTGGCCTCGTGGGGCACGCCGCTGGCCGCGGTCGTCGTGATCGCCTCGGCGACCGTGGCCGTGCTGAGCCTGCAGGGGAGGCGCCTGGACGCGCTGGCCCTGGGCGATGACACCGCTCACTCGCTCGGCGTGGCCCCGGAGCGCACCCGGGCCCTGCTGCTGGTGCTCGTCTCGCTGTGCATCGGCGTGCTGGTCGCGGCCTCAGGCAGCATCGGATTCGTGGGGCTGATCATGCCCCACCTGGCTCGGCGCCTGGTCGGCGCGGCCCATACGACCGCCGTTCCCGTGGCGGCCCTGCTCGGGGCACTGCTGCTGACGCTGGCGGATCTGGCCGCACGCACCGCGCTGCAGCCGCAGGAGCTGCCCATCGGCATCATCACCGCGCTGCTGGGCGCCCCCTTCCTCCTCATCCTCATCCGACGCATGCGCGCCGGGTCCTCCTCTCGCTGA
- a CDS encoding urease accessory protein UreD: MTEQAAGPSQDEQSPSAPPTGQLRLRIEQRDGRSFAARQFHDGALRILKPLHLDGTGQVCYPVINPGGAYFGADRYELELEVGQDASLLSTTQSATKVYRTPQGPARQDMEVRLGPGAVLEHLPDQLIVYREGSYRQRTLVRMHPTASLVMAEIITPGWSPDGEPFRFDEVRLRTEVQVEDDEHRRRLVVDQLRMVPDAGQAITGSGMMEGRSHTGQLLIADRRLDDELYEQLASSVEDSATLSGITRGGLPHPDGLRCVAIRSLADSTGAIAALHRGVVDLLRARWRDQPPLDLRRP; this comes from the coding sequence TTGACTGAGCAGGCTGCGGGCCCCTCGCAGGACGAGCAGTCGCCGAGCGCTCCGCCGACCGGGCAGCTGCGGCTGCGGATCGAGCAGCGCGACGGCCGCTCCTTCGCGGCCCGGCAGTTCCACGACGGCGCGCTGCGGATCCTCAAGCCGCTGCACCTGGATGGCACCGGGCAGGTCTGCTACCCGGTGATCAACCCGGGTGGGGCGTACTTCGGTGCGGACCGCTACGAGCTCGAGCTCGAGGTGGGTCAGGACGCCTCGCTGCTGTCCACCACGCAGTCGGCGACGAAGGTGTACCGGACCCCGCAGGGCCCGGCGCGGCAGGACATGGAGGTCCGCCTGGGCCCCGGGGCGGTGCTCGAGCACCTGCCGGACCAGCTGATCGTCTATCGCGAGGGCTCCTACCGCCAGCGAACGCTCGTGCGGATGCACCCCACCGCGTCGCTGGTCATGGCCGAGATCATCACCCCGGGGTGGTCGCCGGACGGCGAGCCGTTCCGCTTCGACGAGGTGCGGCTGCGCACAGAGGTCCAGGTCGAGGACGACGAGCACCGGCGCCGGCTCGTCGTCGATCAGCTGCGCATGGTCCCTGACGCGGGCCAGGCCATCACCGGCTCGGGAATGATGGAGGGCCGCAGCCACACGGGCCAGCTGCTGATCGCCGATCGGCGCCTGGACGACGAGCTGTACGAGCAGCTGGCCTCGTCCGTGGAGGACTCGGCGACGCTGTCCGGGATCACCCGCGGCGGCCTTCCCCATCCCGACGGCCTGCGGTGCGTCGCGATCCGCTCCCTGGCTGATTCCACGGGCGCGATCGCCGCGCTGCACCGCGGGGTCGTCGACCTGCTGCGGGCCCGTTGGCGCGATCAGCCCCCGCTCGACCTGCGGCGCCCGTGA
- a CDS encoding urea transporter, with amino-acid sequence MMNAVRTVLYGISQIFFLRSAPAGALLLIGIAVANPRTAVLVVIGCAVQTLAAWVIGERELVRDGLMGYNGALVGAAASLSTIHLNETALSIAMTVVGALACIPAHLVLRGLFETDALRRFGLPVSTAPFCLVAGLLFGVLQPIVEPGITTTSAGAVQGSLLGMLNPFAEVVLADGLVPGLVILAALLVGSLRVGLWGLFGSLLALVLGLVLTGDIVPVSTGLIGYSAVLVAIALGAIFCPGRGLVHRLVCAAIGVAAAVGLRWVLDPTPIPTYTWPFLLAMWAVLIADELLSPQRRQLSDASPSSERAPA; translated from the coding sequence ATGATGAACGCTGTCCGCACCGTGCTGTACGGGATCTCCCAGATCTTCTTCCTGCGCAGCGCTCCCGCCGGAGCGCTGCTGCTGATCGGCATCGCCGTGGCGAATCCCCGCACCGCGGTCCTCGTGGTGATCGGCTGTGCCGTCCAGACGCTGGCCGCATGGGTCATCGGAGAGCGAGAGCTCGTCCGCGACGGGCTCATGGGCTACAACGGCGCCCTGGTCGGCGCAGCGGCCTCGCTGTCGACCATCCATCTCAACGAGACCGCGCTGTCCATCGCCATGACAGTGGTCGGCGCGCTGGCCTGCATCCCGGCCCACCTGGTCCTCCGTGGCCTGTTCGAGACGGACGCGCTGCGCCGCTTCGGACTGCCGGTCTCGACCGCGCCCTTCTGCCTCGTGGCGGGACTGCTCTTCGGCGTGCTGCAGCCGATCGTCGAGCCTGGCATCACGACGACCTCGGCCGGCGCCGTGCAGGGATCGCTGCTCGGGATGCTGAACCCCTTCGCCGAGGTCGTGCTCGCGGACGGCCTGGTCCCGGGGCTGGTGATCCTCGCGGCGCTGCTGGTGGGATCGCTGCGCGTGGGGCTGTGGGGGCTGTTCGGCTCGCTTCTCGCTCTGGTGCTCGGTCTCGTCCTCACCGGCGACATCGTGCCGGTGTCCACAGGTCTGATCGGCTACAGCGCGGTGCTCGTCGCGATCGCCCTGGGGGCGATCTTCTGCCCGGGACGCGGCCTGGTCCACCGGCTGGTCTGCGCGGCGATCGGCGTGGCCGCAGCCGTCGGGCTGCGCTGGGTGCTGGACCCCACCCCCATCCCCACCTACACCTGGCCGTTCCTGCTGGCCATGTGGGCCGTGCTGATCGCAGACGAGCTGCTCTCGCCGCAGCGGCGGCAGTTATCGGACGCGTCGCCGAGCAGCGAACGTGCGCCCGCGTGA
- the valS gene encoding valine--tRNA ligase — MADNTQGTDTPTTITVPDKPALEGLEEKYSQRWREQGTYAFQEGTPREQVYSIDTPPPTASGSLHVGHMFSYTQTDVIARYQRMTGKNVFYPLGWDDNGLPTERRVQNYYGVRCDPSYAYVEGYRPPEKPAKNQRDWDVVSRQNFIELCEELAVEDEKVFEHLFATLGLSVDWTRTYRTIDDHSRRVSQLAFLKDLQADNAYMAEAPTMWDVTFRTAVAQAEIEDKEREGAYHRVAFHRPDGQKVFIETTRPELLPACVALVAHPDDERYQELFGTTVRSPLFDVEVEVKAHHLAKPDKGSGIAMICTFGDLTDVTWWRELELPTRALIGRDGRFLAEQPSWIADGAPAERYANVAGKTVFSAQQAVVEMLTESGDLEGEPKKITHPVNFYEKGDKPLEVVTSRQWYIRNGGRDASRREKLIERGREIEWHPSFMRSRYENWIEGLNGDWLVSRQRFFGVPIPVWYPLDAQGEPVYDSPVLPDEAALPVDPAAQPAPGYTEDLRDVPGGFTGDPDVLDTWATSSLTPQIATGWETDPQLHASTFPMDLRPQGHDIIRTWLFSTAVRAETLAGSVPWRHTALSGWILDPDRKKMSKSKGNVVVPNEVLEKYGADAVRYWAASARLGADTAYDEGQMKIGRRLAIKLLNASKFVLNQGVTEASVLGTGAASAGADPSVIINGLDRALLARLREVVEQASKALAGYEYARALQLVESFFWSFTDDYVELVKDRAYGAQGPEQQASVHAALATTLDALLRLFAPFIPFATEEVWSWWRAGSVHRAPWPSAESLGQADQADPEILTAVGVALSGLRKSKSEAKVKQRTEVLSATITAPAAQVEQLQAGLNDLKAAGNARELTVVEGETGDALLLVGDVRLAPPEETVQA; from the coding sequence ATGGCTGACAACACTCAGGGCACAGACACGCCCACCACGATCACGGTCCCGGACAAGCCCGCCCTCGAGGGCCTCGAGGAGAAGTACTCGCAGCGCTGGCGCGAGCAGGGCACCTACGCCTTCCAGGAGGGCACCCCGCGCGAGCAGGTGTACTCGATCGACACCCCGCCGCCCACGGCCTCCGGCTCGCTGCACGTGGGCCACATGTTCTCCTACACGCAGACCGACGTCATCGCCCGCTACCAGCGCATGACCGGCAAGAACGTGTTCTACCCGCTGGGCTGGGACGACAACGGCCTGCCCACCGAGCGCCGCGTCCAGAACTACTACGGCGTGCGCTGCGATCCCTCCTACGCCTATGTGGAGGGATACCGCCCGCCGGAGAAGCCGGCCAAGAACCAGCGCGACTGGGATGTGGTCTCCCGGCAGAACTTCATCGAGCTGTGCGAGGAGCTGGCGGTCGAGGACGAGAAGGTCTTCGAGCACCTGTTCGCCACCCTGGGCCTGTCGGTCGACTGGACCCGGACCTACCGCACGATCGACGACCACTCGCGCCGCGTCTCGCAGCTGGCCTTCCTGAAGGACCTCCAGGCCGACAACGCCTACATGGCCGAGGCCCCCACCATGTGGGACGTCACCTTCCGCACGGCCGTGGCACAGGCGGAGATCGAGGACAAGGAGCGCGAGGGCGCCTACCACCGCGTGGCCTTCCACCGCCCGGACGGGCAGAAGGTCTTCATCGAGACCACCCGCCCCGAGCTGCTGCCGGCCTGCGTGGCCCTGGTGGCCCACCCCGACGACGAGCGCTACCAGGAGCTGTTCGGCACCACCGTGCGCTCGCCCCTGTTCGACGTCGAGGTCGAGGTCAAGGCGCATCACCTGGCCAAGCCGGACAAGGGCTCCGGCATCGCCATGATCTGCACGTTCGGCGATCTCACCGACGTCACCTGGTGGCGCGAGCTCGAGCTGCCCACCCGCGCCCTGATCGGGCGCGACGGCCGCTTCCTGGCCGAGCAGCCGTCGTGGATCGCCGACGGCGCCCCGGCTGAGCGCTACGCGAACGTGGCCGGCAAGACCGTGTTCTCCGCTCAGCAGGCTGTGGTGGAGATGCTCACGGAGTCCGGCGACCTCGAGGGCGAGCCGAAGAAGATCACCCACCCGGTGAACTTCTACGAGAAGGGCGACAAGCCCCTCGAGGTCGTGACCTCCCGGCAGTGGTACATCCGCAACGGCGGCCGCGACGCCTCTCGCCGCGAGAAGCTCATCGAGCGCGGCCGGGAGATCGAGTGGCATCCGTCGTTCATGCGCTCCCGGTACGAGAACTGGATCGAGGGGCTCAACGGCGACTGGCTGGTCTCCCGCCAGCGCTTCTTCGGCGTGCCGATCCCCGTCTGGTACCCGCTGGACGCCCAGGGCGAGCCGGTCTACGACTCCCCCGTGCTGCCCGACGAGGCCGCGCTGCCGGTCGATCCCGCCGCCCAGCCGGCCCCTGGGTACACCGAGGACCTGCGCGACGTCCCGGGCGGCTTCACCGGCGACCCGGACGTGCTCGACACCTGGGCGACCTCGTCGCTGACGCCGCAGATCGCCACGGGGTGGGAGACCGATCCGCAGTTGCACGCCTCCACGTTCCCCATGGACCTGCGTCCGCAGGGCCACGACATCATCCGCACCTGGCTCTTCTCGACCGCCGTGCGCGCCGAGACCCTGGCCGGCTCCGTGCCGTGGCGCCACACCGCGCTGTCGGGCTGGATCCTGGATCCGGACCGCAAGAAGATGTCCAAGTCCAAGGGCAACGTGGTCGTGCCGAACGAGGTCCTGGAGAAGTACGGCGCCGACGCCGTGCGCTACTGGGCGGCCTCCGCACGCCTGGGCGCGGACACCGCCTACGACGAGGGTCAGATGAAGATCGGCCGTCGCCTGGCGATCAAGCTGCTCAACGCCTCCAAGTTCGTGCTGAACCAGGGGGTCACGGAGGCCTCGGTGCTGGGCACCGGAGCCGCTTCCGCCGGTGCCGATCCGTCGGTGATCATCAACGGCCTGGATCGCGCCCTGCTGGCACGTCTGCGCGAGGTCGTGGAGCAGGCGTCGAAGGCCCTGGCCGGCTATGAGTACGCTCGGGCGCTGCAGCTCGTGGAGTCGTTCTTCTGGTCGTTCACCGACGACTACGTCGAGCTCGTGAAGGACCGGGCCTACGGCGCGCAGGGCCCCGAGCAGCAGGCCTCCGTGCATGCCGCCCTGGCCACCACCCTGGATGCGCTGCTGCGGCTGTTCGCCCCGTTCATCCCCTTCGCCACGGAGGAGGTCTGGTCGTGGTGGCGCGCAGGCTCCGTGCACCGCGCGCCGTGGCCGTCGGCCGAGTCCCTGGGCCAGGCCGATCAGGCCGATCCCGAGATCCTCACCGCCGTGGGCGTGGCACTGTCCGGGCTGCGCAAGTCCAAGTCCGAAGCCAAGGTCAAGCAGCGCACGGAGGTGCTGTCGGCGACCATCACGGCCCCAGCCGCCCAGGTCGAGCAGCTGCAGGCCGGGCTGAACGATCTGAAGGCCGCCGGCAACGCACGCGAGCTGACCGTCGTGGAGGGCGAGACGGGCGATGCCCTGCTGCTGGTCGGCGACGTCCGGCTGGCTCCCCCGGAGGAGACCGTGCAGGCCTGA